In Apium graveolens cultivar Ventura chromosome 10, ASM990537v1, whole genome shotgun sequence, the following are encoded in one genomic region:
- the LOC141692523 gene encoding DNA-directed RNA polymerases II and V subunit 8A-like produces the protein MVQLSFDDVIKVKEIDDKKYDKVSRITARSEELDMSLVLDVNTEIYPVRVGDRFRMVLSKSLYPDGSTVTELNPKGQQKSLADKFEYVMHGLLYKMSEDTSDRDPAAEVYISFGGLQMMLKGDPTKIGNYNVDEKLFLLMRRL, from the exons ATGGTTCAACTTTCCTTCGATGATGTTATCAAGGTTAAGGAGATAGATGATAAAAAGTATGATAAAG TTTCTCGCATTACAGCACGGAGTGAGGAATTGGACATGAGCCTGGTACTAGATGTGAACACAGAAATATATCCTGTACGTGTTGGGGACAGGTTTAGGATGGTTTTGTCCAAGTCTTTATATCCAGATGGTTCAACTGTTACAGAACTTAACCCCAAG GGCCAACAGAAATCACTTGCAGACAAATTTGAGTATGTTATGCATGGGCTGTTATATAAGATGTCAGAGGACACATCTGATCGCGATCCTGCAGC GGAGGTGTATATTTCGTTCGGAGGACTTCAAATGATGTTGAAGGGCGATCCGACAAAGATCGGAAACTACAATGTGGACGAAAAGCTATTTCTTCTCATGCGTAGATTGTAA
- the LOC141690740 gene encoding uncharacterized protein LOC141690740: MKVHTGLENKCDAKPISLQQSNLNYDPSIMVENFDLGKNHGTPPFEASPCLSKGKINFKKRKVSSLKVKSSTTVKSAVSNGNVLNNNAKGKQKTSQLRPTSTVQSVNIYDVFKDDNCPRNPEIFHVSTPCPEIAKKKAAAVSIVFTKAQGKRPMNDDYVMPVKNIDFDVAKQANDISSEDEDFTVDLNDDDYMTPQNVVEEYALLGSPDVQCSHYHAWMWKEERANKGVKNGIPVFSLCCAKGQIQLPKEPPTPSFIWQLLTDKDKSKRYTDGIRLFNSIFAFTSTGGKVDNSVNNGGAPYVYRLNGQNHHLFGSLIPPKGDDPKFCHLYIYDTANEVNNRLKWVNVVDGDTIDAEIVEGLIKMLDETNELVKEFRSARDRFENEGIRDLEIILKVSRADSGRENHVGTSDEVVGIMVGDVDETDGSRDIIIHSKIKGLKRISDIHPKLMALQYLLLFPHGGDGFHKKIPFGKAEKGSNKQREMISQKEYYSYKFQVRTNEGITPRLGGRLYQQYIVDAFSTIEQARLWWFRTNQTTLQSDLYTNIRDSLHRGNYDANNLGKSFILPAGFVGSRRYMQQNFQDALAVCRYIDHPDIFLTMTTNPLWDEIIQMMKHIPHCSPQNSPDVIARVFKLKLDQIIDDIKKKNYFGVCLGVMYVVEFQKRGLPHVHMLIWLDSTSKRHLQSNVDKYVSAEIPDPKQDPVACAAVKSHMIHGPCGPDYPNPICMKQNKYCATTIFDQSGFPIYRRRKTNHTVTKGKAVLGNEWVVPYNRDLLVKYQCHINVEICCHARSLKYLFKYCLKGHDRATVEIRGKQRRNDQGENIDEGEDEIQYFFDGRYICAAEAAYRKNCTFRSNEVLQKVAAREKEKHTQLQAFFILNQNDINARKYLYDEIPQFYVWNDSDCIWNLRKKGKQIGRICYTHHSAGELWYLRLLLTKVRGPTSYECLRTVDGKKFSSFQEACKEYGLLDDDKEWHEVLEQCATCGFPPQIRQLFIHIMVNCKVSDLKLLWNTHWKQMIDDILLSQRKVTGNPHLQLNDKQLEFYALAEIHKLLKSIGKSLKYF, from the exons ATGAAAGTACACACAGGACTTGAGAATAAATGTGATGCGAAACCTATATCCTTGCAGCAATCTAATT TGAACTATGACCCTTCAATTATGGTAGAAAATTTTGATTTGGGGAAGAATCATGGTACACCACCTTTTGAAGCTTCACCCTGTTTGAGTAAAG GGAAAATCAACTTTAAGAAGAGGAAAGTAAGTTCGCTTAAGGTGAAATCAAGCACCACCGTTAAATCTGCAGTATCCAATG GAAATGTACTCAACAACAATGCAAAGGGGAAACAAAAAACCTCACAACTGAGGCCCACTTCAACAGTTCAATCTGTCAACATTTATG ATGTCTTTAAAGATGATAATTGTCCTAGGAACCCTGAAATATTTCATGTATCGACACCATGCCCTGAAATTGCAAAAAAAAAGGCAGCCGCTGTCTCCATTGTCT TTACTAAAGCTCAAGGAAAAAGGCCAATGAATGATGACTATGTTATGCCTGTGAAAAATATTGATTTTGATGTCGCAAAACAAGCCAA TGACATTTCATCCGAAGATGAAGACTTCACTGTTGATTTGAATGATGATGACTATATGACACCTCAGAATG TGGTTGAAGAATATGCTTTATTAGGTTCTCCTGATGTTCAGTGTTCACATTATCATGCGTGGATGTGGAAAGAAGAACGAGCAAATAAAGGTGTGAAGAATGGCATACCTGTATTTTCTCTTTGTTGTGCGAAGGGTCAGATTCAACTGCCGAAGGAGCCACCCACTCCATCTTTCATTTGGCAGCTGCTTACTGATAAGGACAAATCGAAGCGATATACTGATGGGATACGTTTATTCAATAGTATATTTGCTTTCACTTCAACTGGTGGTAAAGTTGATAACTCAGTCAACAATGGAGGTGCTCCTTACGTCTATCGTTTAAACGGACAAAATCATCATTTGTTTGGTTCACTTATACCACCCAAGGGTGATGATCCCAAGTTCTGTCATCTATACATATATGACACTGCGAATGAAGTTAATAATCGTCTGAAATGGGTAAATGTTGTTGACGGTGATACCATTGATGCAGAAATAGTTGAGGGTTTGATAAAGATGTTGGATGAAACCAATGAATTGGTAAAAGAGTTTCGTTCGGCACGTGACCGTTTTGAGAATGAAGGTATTCGTGATTTGGAAATTATCTTAAAGGTCTCTCGGGCTGACAGCGGTCGTGAGAATCATGTTGGTACATCAGATGAGGTTGTTGGCATCATGGTTGGAGATGTTGATGAAACAGACGGATCACGTGATATTATTATACATTCCAAAATTAAAGGTCTGAAAAGGATCTCTGATATTCATCCCAAATTAATGGCACTACAATATCTGCTTCTATTTCCTCATGGTGGTGATGGCTTTCATAAAAAGATTCCATTTGGGAAAGCAGAAAAAGGTTCAAATAAGCAAAGGGAGATGATATCACAGAAGGAGTATTATTCATATAAATTTCAAGTTCGAACCAATGAAG GAATCACTCCACGTCTTGGTGGACGCCTTTACCAACAGTATATCGTTGATGCATTCTCGACCATAGAGCAAGCACGTTTATGGTGGTTTCGTACAAACCAGACAACTCTCCAGAGTGATCTTTATACCAATATACGTGACTCTTTACATAGAGGGAATTATGATGCTAATAATCTGGGGAAAAGTTTCATCTTACCAGCTGGATTTGTTGGTTCTCGAAGATACATGCAACAAAATTTCCAGGATGCATTGGCAGTTTGTCGATACATCGATCATCCGGACATTTTTCTTACGATGACTACAAATCCTCTTTGGGATGAAATCATTCAAATGATGAAACATATACCTCATTGTTCCCCACAGAATTCTCCAGATGTCATTGCACGTGTGTTCAAATTAAAACTTGACCAAATTATCGACGACATCAAGAAGAAAAACTACTTTGGTGTTTGCCTTGGAG TCATGTATGTAGTAGAATTCCAGAAGCGCGGATTGCCCCATGTACATATGTTAATATGGTTGGATTCTACTTCAAAACGACACCTTCAATCAAATGTAGACAAATATGTTTCAGCTGAGATCCCTGATCCGAAGCAAGATCCCGTGGCTTGCGCTGCTGTGAAGAGTCACATGATACATGGCCCCTGTGGTCCTGATTATCCAAATCCAATATGCATGAAACAGAACAA GTACTGTGCCACTACTATATTTGACCAATCTGGCTTCCCGATATATAGACGTCGCAAAACTAATCATACAGTGACCAAAGGAAAAGCAGTTCTAGGGaatgaatgggttgttccataCAACCGTGATTTATTGGTTAAATACCAATGCCATATCAATGTGGAGATATGTTGTCATGCGCGTAGTCTGAAGTACCTATTTAAGTACTGCCTCAAAGGTCATGACAGAGCAACAGTTGAGATTAGAGGTAAACAGAGACGAAATGATCAAGGAGAAAACATTGATGAGGGTGAAGACGAAATACAATATTTTTTTGATGGCAGATATATTTGTGCAGCAGAGGCGGCATACC GAAAAAACTGTACATTTCGATCAAATGAAGTTCTACAAAAAGTGGCTGCTAGGGAGAAGGAGAAACATACTCAGTTACAAGCTTTCTTCATTTTGAATCAGAATGATATTAATGCCAGGAAATACTTATATGATGAGATACCTCAATTTTACGTTTGGAACGATAGTGATTGCATCTGGAATTTGAGAAAAAAAGGTAAGCAAATTGGCCGCATATGTTATACTCATCATAGTGCTGGGGAACTATGGTATTTGCGTTTGTTGTTGACAAAGGTTCGAGGTCCAACTTCTTACGAATGTTTGCGTACTGTGGATGGGAAAAAATTCTCAAGTTTCCAAGAAGCTTGCAAAGAGTACGGTCTTTTGGACGATGATAAGGAGTGGCATGAAGTCCTTGAACAGTGTGCCACATGTGGATTTCCACCTCAAATTCGCCAATTATTTATACATATAATGGTCAACTGCAAAGTTAGTGATCTAAAGTTGTTGTGGAACACACATTGGAAACAAATGATTGATGACATCTTACTTTCTCAACGCAAAGTCACTGGGAATCCACACCTCCAACTTAATGACAAACAACTTGAATTTTATGCTCTTGCAG AAATTCACAAATTATTGAAGTCCATTGGTAAATCTCTTAAATATTTTTAG
- the LOC141690741 gene encoding uncharacterized protein LOC141690741, with translation MPQPPNTYLDFSDNNLVVEERSYDIAEMEKEHADLISKCNEEQLKVYHSVMDSVTNEKGGFFFVYGSGGCGKTFLWRTIISKLRSESKIVLPVASSGIVATLMPGGRTAHSRFKIPILLDDHSMCGISHKSDIAELIKSTSLIIWDEAPIQHRHSFECLDRSLRDIMKAVHPKRFHMPFGGITVVLGGDFRQILPVIPQGTRGQIVSACITQSKLWKIATVFKLIHNMRITKGRNEADVEALSNFAKWVLDIGDGKVHCQNHESLPVHEDDISIPKDFCNLQGINSVDEMIESTFPDFLNHYQNPDYLSERAILSPTNQTVGNVNSAIVEKIPIEMYSYFSVDTTEDFPGLKQDQMQSFPPEYLNLINIPGLALHELKLKVGVVVMLMRNLNQTLGLCNGTRMIVTKCLKHCIQCEVISRTFKGTKHFIPRMELSPTETHLPFKLGRKQMPLQVCYAMTINKAQGQSLQKVGLYLPKAVFTHGQLYVAVSRVTSPEGLKFFINDDMGNPTFITQNIVYKEVFYNLHST, from the coding sequence ATGCCTCAACCTCCTAATACATATTTGGATTTTAGTGATAATAATTTGGTTGTGGAAGAAAGAAGCTATGACATTGCTGAAATGGAAAAAGAGCATGCAGACCTTATTTCCAAATGTAATGAAGAGCAGCTGAAAGTGTATCACTCTGTGATGGATTCTGTTACCAATGAAAAAGGTGGTTTTTTCTTTGTATATGGCAGTGGAGGTTGTGGTAAAACCTTCCTGTGGAGGACAATAATTTCCAAATTACGCTCAGAAAGTAAAATTGTTCTTCCAGTGGCATCATCTGGGATTGTAGCAACGCTTATGCCAGGAGGTCGCACTGCTCATTCCCGTTTTAAAATTCCAATTCTACTGGATGATCATTCTATGTGTGGGATCTCACACAAGTCAGACATTGCAGAGTTAATTAAAAGCACAAGTCTTATCATTTGGGATGAGGCACCCATACAACATAGACATTCTTTTGAATGCCTTGACCGTTCACTCCGTGATATCATGAAAGCTGTCCATCCCAAACGGTTCCACATGCCTTTTGGAGGGATTACAGTTGTCCTAGGTGGTGATTTTCGCCAAATTCTTCCGGTCATTCCACAAGGAACACGAGGACAAATTGTGTCTGCATGTATTACCCAATCAAAACTGTGGAAGATTGCAACAGTTTTTAAACTCATCCATAATATGCGTATTACCAAAGGAAGAAATGAAGCTGATGTAGAAGCTCTATCTAATTTTGCAAAATGGGTACTCGATATTGGTGATGGGAAGGTACATTGTCAGAATCATGAATCTCTGCCAGTTCATGAAGATGATATTTCCATTCCTAAGGATTTTTGCAATCTTCAAGGTATAAACTCGGTTGATGAGATGATTGAAAGCACGTTTCCAGATTTCCTCAACCATTATCAAAACCCAGATTACTTGAGTGAGAGAGCTATTTTAAGTCCAACAAACCAGACGGTTGGAAATGTCAACAGTGCCATAGTTGAAAAAATTCCCATTGAAATGTACTCTTATTTTAGTGTGGACACAACTGAAGATTTCCCAGGGTTAAAGCAGGATCAGATGCAATCTTTTCCACCGGAATACCTTAATTTAATTAATATACCCGGTCTAGCTCTTCATGAATTGAAACTGAAAGTTGGTGTTGTAGTAATGTTGATGCGGAATCTTAATCAAACCTTGGGGTTGTGTAACGGGACGCGCATGATTGTAACCAAGTGCCTTAAACACTGCATACAGTGCGAGGTAATCTCAAGAACATTCAAAGGCACCAAACATTTCATCCCACGAATGGAATTGTCTCCAACTGAAACACATTTACCATTCAAACTCGGCCGGAAGCAAATGCCCCTACAAGTTTGTTACGCTATGACGATTAATAAAGCCCAAGGACAATCTCTTCAGAAGGTTGGTCTCTATCTTCCAAAAGCTGTGTTTACTCATGGTCAACTCTACGTAGCTGTTAGTCGGGTGACATCTCCGGAAGGCCTTAAATTtttcattaatgatgacatggGCAATCCAACGTTTATAACCCAGAATATTGTGTATAAGGAAGTTTTTTATAATTTACATAGTACTTGA
- the LOC141690742 gene encoding uncharacterized protein LOC141690742, with translation MASSTMVPKFVKYITTDDYKSNEMLLPKKFVIYHGDKLSQEWNLSIRNGYKLGVNFDSTNYKINGVRDLFTDYGLTGGEKLIFENVDGGNFNVFIIGLDGAEIEYPQILHVTQSESTVTLYNEGWRFLKYVTAMENNNDEIIPPTSFMARFGVELSGFVTYVLNNGVEFGGFLMRKTVCFVDGRDVEIMFDNSVIASGNLRFTLRSPSYFAIKVQQFHMSRHSHGVDISVDFNNLTLFLKKREEIKVFLGDRCWLLEVRKRREGNRTAILGGWIQFRDDLKLNVGDQCVFIWIDESYNRFRIELVRALIEID, from the exons ATGGCGTCGTCTACAATGGTTCCCAAATTTGTGAAGTACATTACCACTGATGACTACAAATCTAATGAGATG CTTCTTCCGAAAAAATTTGTTATTTACCATGGAGATAAACTAAGTCAGGAGTGGAATCTTAGTATAAGGAATGGTTATAAATTGGGAGTTAATTTCGATTCAACGAACTACAAAATTAATGGTGTACGTGATCTGTTTACCGATTATGGTTTGACCGGTGGTGAGAAACTAATTTTTGAGAATGTTGACGGTGGTAATTTTAATGTTTTTATTATTGGGCTGGATGGTGCTGAGATTGAGTATCCGCAGATTCTGCATGTAACTCAGAGTGAATCAACGG TAACGCTCTATAATGAGGGGTGGAGATTTCTGAAATATGTGACTGCTATGGAGAATAACAATGATGAAATT ATTCCACCAACGTCATTCATGGCTAGATTTGGGGTCGAACTTTCGGGTTTTGTGACTTATGTTCTTAACAATGGTGTTGAATTTGGTGGTTTTTTGATGAGGAAAACTG TTTGTTTTGTTGATGGCCGTGATGTTGAGATAATGTTTGACAACTCTGTGATTGCATCAG GAAATCTGCGATTTACTCTTCGTTCTCCATCGTATTTTGCTATTAAAGTCCAGCAATTCCACATGTCACGCCACTCTCACGGAGTT GACATTTCTGTTGATTTCAATAATCTCACTCTTTTCTTGAAAAAGAGAGAGGAAATAAAAGTTTTCTTGGGTGATCGTTGTTGGTTGTTGGAGGTTCGCAAGCGACGTGAGGGCAATAGGACTGCAATTCTGGGTGGATGGATTCAGTTCCGTGATGATTTGAAGCTGAATGTTGGTGACCAATGCGTGTTTATCTGGATTGACGAATCTTATAATCGTTTTCGTATTGAACTTGTTCGGGCCCTTATTGAGATCGATTGA